The window GGTTCAACAAGAACTGAAATGAGGATTGGTTGATGATCTTCAGGCATCTCATGTCAGTGCTTGAGTTTCTAAAAGTGATTGGTTTGACTGTAACTAGCCACCTTTATTGGAAAGAGCTGAGCTGAACCTAGATCTTACTAGAGGGAATGGGAAACTCAGTTATTTGATGACTACTTATTCATGGTTTTATCAGAAATATCACATTTATCTTTCTTAACAGCTCTGGTCAAGGAAACAGAACTGTTGATGAATAATGTTTTCAATATCACTTCCAGAACTCATCTACTTGTACTTTAATGTTGATAGCACAAGCATTTATATCAGAAATTCAAAATAATGAACATTGTATCTCTCGTGTGTATCAGACTTCACCGTTTCTAGCTGGACTTGCTGTAGCAGCTGCTGCTCTTGCTGGAAGATATGGGATCCAAGCTTGGCAATCATTTAAGACTCGTCCAGCTACACCTATCATCCGAAAGTTCTATGAAGGTGGTTTCCAACCTACAATGACAAAAAGGGAAGCAGCTCTTATTCTTGGCATTAGGTAAGGGTGGCATCTTATGAAAAGGGATTTAACTTCTAGGATCTTTTTGCCTTGTATTGATGCTTATAGAATTTTATGTAGGGTCGTGGGGGAGATCTGCAATAAGTGAGGAATCCCACTCTCTGGaaatagtgatgatgatgaaacatGATAACAGAAAATTATCCCCCTCAAGAAAATCCAGGAATTTTATTTCCTCACTGACTCTCTGTGATCAATACTGCATGATTGTCTAGTGATAATAGAACTCTCATCCCAAATTATGACAAACCAAAGGAAATCCCAAATGTACGGAAATCATAGCTGCAAGATTTTCAGTGTGGCTCTCTGCTGGATTTTTTCACCACTTCTTCCATAGGTTTATGGGGTTAAGGGCTTAATTGGCTTCTTTGGAGTCATTAGCTTGTAGGCCTTCTTTTGTGGACACTTTGTTATGTCTTGCTACTTCTGAAAGTTCTGTCAGTCACATACTTCTTTTTCTCGGCTGCTGGTACTGTATTACTGGTGTCTAGGTCCAGCAATTGAGCTGCTAGCTAATAATAGGAAGAATCTGCCAGACAAGACGCTTTGCCGCTTAAAAACCAGTCATCTTTTTGTCCTAGCtcaactcagctttatccccACCATTTGGACAATGTTGGGCCAGTTCTTCTGCTAACTCACAAATACTTGTCCTGGCTTACCAATTCAATCCATTCAACTTCCCTCCTGTTGTTTTACTATTTCTAATATGCATCATATCACTCCTCACCTGTGCTAGCTACCGTCTTCAGTTATGTTATTCTTCCTTAAGGGTCAAAATTATATTTACTTCTGtaatagctttttttttttttttcaaaaaaaagtaAAGCAGTGGCTTTGTGAAATCAGCTTTCAGAAGgaagaattattaaaatatttatttctcCACTTGTCAGACCTTTCTATTGGTTGCCAAACTAGCCTGTGTGTGCAAAGAGAGAGCAGTAATGTGGGGAGCTGGCACCTGTGCAATAGGATAAAGACATCAAGCTTTAAGCTTCAGCCTTCAAATATTGCAAATCTATGTTTCATTCAATAAATCTCTAATTCTCACAAGCCTGATCTCTTCCCCCACTTGCACCCCAGAacctaaaattttaaaatgaatcTTTCAAAAATAAAGCCTCAAGTTGAAATTTCCCTTGACATTGGTTTAGTTAATCACCTAAACCTGAGGGTGATAAACATGTCCAATTCTTACTGCTGAAAAAATTGCCAACTTTTTAGTATCAATCCTGAAAGGacttgagttttccttcacccatggtaaAGAGAAAATAATGGGGCTAAACTTACTAAAACAGTAAGTAGTTAAACCCACCCACAAGGTAGAACCGTAGGGTATAGAATAAGACCAGAATATACAAGTAACAGTAACTAACAAACCATAAATCTGATGGTCTTGAGACTAGGGTTGAACAAAACCCTAGTATAGGTGAACAAGCCCTCAAAAGATGGCTGTGATCCAACGGTCAGATTAGGACATATAGGTGGGTTACTGAAATTAGTAAGTAGCCTCACAAATTAGCAACTTACCAATAACTAGCAAACTAACCAGCTGATGTCACTCAATCCTTGGTCGAAGGTAGGGTACTAACAATGGAGCAATGCTTCAAACCCTATAAATAATTGATGGTCGGATGTGAAGATAACACCAAGTTCTGAATTTAGAAACTGGGACAGGATTAAACTCTTACAGACTTGAATGAGATCCAACCACTGGATGTGGCTGAAAATGAGATCGAAAGGAGGTCCCAGAGGTAGGAGTACACGCTCAAAATAAGGGTTGGATCTGTTAGCCAGAATAGGAGTTGTTGAGGTCTGAAATTTTGCTGTAATAGACTCCACATGCAAGTGCTGCAGGTCAGGTTTGATGCCACAGTATCTTCTTGGTGCTGGCTTGATGAGAACTGAAATCACACTTCAACTTATAAACAACAAAGGCACCAAGCCAAAGCAATCTTCATTCATAAAATCGTGGGGGGTTAGGTTCTAAGGCCCTTACAATATATAGAGGGTATTAGTGCCTCTAGAaaaggtaaacaacaaaataggTAGTGTCTAAGAACAGTCTTACACATGTAGTAGGGCTGCCTCGTACAGTAAAGAAACtagaaaatagtaactaataGGATCCATATATGCAGTAAGATAGGTTTCCTATTTACAGCAACCACCTTAGAAATAGAGTGTTACTAATCTAAAGATGCtagaaataaaattagaaacaataTACCCACGCAAGGACTAGATACCATGTAGTAATGTGCCCCAAACTTGGCCCATGAATTGGACCAAACCCAGCCGCCATGAAGGCTGGCTggccatcttcatcttctcttcctcctccaatctacatcagagaatctcttaatccatgGGTTCTGATGGTTGGAAGTGGCTCCTGGAATAGTGCCAAGGGCATTCAAACTTCACATAGTTGGGGAGCGAGAGGGGATAATGACACTCCAATGGCTACATTCTCTTCTACCGCTATGTAGAAATTTTTTTGCCATAAAACTTATTCTTCGGTGTTCCCTGAAAGTTACACTGTatagttggaagttggaacaagGCTTGTTGAGTTGGCGGGGCGTAATTGTACTCTGCACTGTGCTAGAGGTCACCCTTTAAACCATTCTTtattgtaaaaaaataaaaaatctcactATGTATATGAAAATAGATATTTTTTCTTAGCCAAACAATAATAATTTTTCTGGTCAAATTTGCCATAGAGATCcatctgttcattttcactAGATTGAACTTATTAACTTTATGTCAGATTAATATTTATTGTTCCAATCcagaagaaaaaattttatgTACCTTATTTAGCTATTTCCACTCTCTTAATCagaatgttttttatttaacagGGAACATGCAACTCCAGACAAGGTTAAGGAAGCTCACAAAAAGGTGATGGTTGCAAACCACCCAGATGCAGGTGGCAGCCATTACCTTGCTTCCAAAATTAATGAAGCAAAAGACATAATGCTTGGAAAGACAAAGGGAAGTGGATCGGCCTTCTGATACCATTGAGTTCCAATACCTCTCCAGCCTTGTTTGTCAAATCTTGGAAGTTGAGCTAGAAGAGTGAAACACTGTCTATCAAAATGGAAGAGGGAGTAGTTTTTTCTGTTACTTTATAATACATGTTCAATCTAATTCTTGGGCGTTTGTATTAGTCATGCGATTATTGAAGCAAGAGATTTTCCAATTCTTTTATGACCAAAAAGgtttatatataaatttttcCATGTATTAGATATGAAGAAATCATTTAAGATAGGACCatggatttattattattatttagagCAATGGAGTAAGCCCACTGAGCATCCATTTTTCTTGAGCTTTgtaactttttttgtttggttccAGAAATGAAAGTATCATTGGCTTGGGAAGCCTAAGACTGAATTTAGCAGATTGTAATGGGCGTATCCAGTATTTGCTGCCTTTGCTTCTTTTGATGTTTCAACACATTCCTACAGATCAGTGCACTTTTTGATGTTTCAACATATTCCTACAGATCAGTGCACTTGCAATAACATCAAATCTGCAGGGGCTCAACAGCCCTTATTCTAACTGTTGAATAGAGGACATGGTTTGGATTGGCCAAACTAATTCTCTTGCAGCATGTATTGGTATGTTAATCTGTGTAATATCTATGCACGCCTAGTAATGGTCCAGAATTTTTTAAAGCCCCAACTTCTCACTTGGCAAATTCGTTTGGGTTATGTGAACAAATGATTTCAGGATTTAcgtgtccacaaaatttgggtcccAACTGAGCTATCATATGGCAATTTTGGTAAAGCTTCCAAGTATAGCTCATATTACACTATACACTGTCATTGTGCCACTTGGCCTGGATTAACCAATTTCAAAACCTAGTTTAATGAGTTA is drawn from Telopea speciosissima isolate NSW1024214 ecotype Mountain lineage chromosome 1, Tspe_v1, whole genome shotgun sequence and contains these coding sequences:
- the LOC122658305 gene encoding mitochondrial import inner membrane translocase subunit TIM14-1-like; its protein translation is MTSPFLAGLAVAAAALAGRYGIQAWQSFKTRPATPIIRKFYEGGFQPTMTKREAALILGIREHATPDKVKEAHKKVMVANHPDAGGSHYLASKINEAKDIMLGKTKGSGSAF